A genomic region of Desulfosarcina ovata subsp. ovata contains the following coding sequences:
- a CDS encoding sigma-54-dependent transcriptional regulator: MAQILVIDDNLSLCHLIEKVVKKIAHTAVVAHTLDEGMEKGQAVRPDIVLLDVHLPDANGLEAMEQIRRLPSNPEVIIFTGAGDPDGAEQAIKSGAWDYIEKSTSIQNITAPLLQALEYRAEKCTKAPVFLDRKSIVGGSPQITECLDQVAQAAMGDANVLITGETGTGKEVFAEAIHTNSLRAKNNFVVVDCAALPHELVESILFGHEKGAFTGAEKTRNGLIKHADGGTLFLDEVGELPLDLQKSFLRVLEERRFRPVGSHQQVNSDFRLVAATNRDLETMVQAGKFRGDLLFRIRALPIELPPLRDRSRDVRDLAIHFNDKICDKTGIRPKRFAEDFFDSLLYYPWPGNVRELLHAMEHAVSAARFEKTLFVRHLPNTIRVHLARQGLKTGNGDGMEKPDKGIRLDRPLQDVRNDAVAEVEKRYLEALMQSVAGNVQDACRISGLSRSRLYHLLKTYELNRTAQSA, from the coding sequence ATGGCTCAGATTCTGGTCATAGACGATAATTTGTCCTTGTGTCATCTGATAGAAAAGGTAGTCAAAAAAATTGCCCACACCGCTGTTGTCGCCCATACCCTGGATGAGGGAATGGAAAAAGGTCAGGCGGTCAGGCCGGATATTGTGCTGCTGGACGTTCATCTGCCTGACGCCAATGGCCTCGAGGCCATGGAGCAGATTCGCCGGCTGCCATCAAACCCGGAAGTAATTATTTTCACCGGCGCCGGTGATCCCGATGGTGCGGAACAGGCGATCAAGAGTGGAGCATGGGATTATATTGAAAAATCCACATCAATTCAAAATATCACCGCCCCCCTGCTACAGGCACTGGAGTATCGGGCGGAAAAATGCACCAAGGCGCCGGTATTCCTTGATCGCAAAAGCATTGTCGGCGGGAGCCCTCAGATTACCGAGTGCCTGGACCAGGTGGCGCAAGCCGCCATGGGTGATGCCAACGTCCTGATTACCGGTGAAACCGGAACCGGCAAAGAAGTCTTTGCCGAGGCGATTCACACCAACAGTCTGCGTGCAAAAAACAATTTCGTTGTTGTGGATTGCGCGGCCCTGCCTCACGAATTGGTCGAAAGCATTCTGTTCGGCCATGAAAAAGGCGCTTTCACCGGTGCGGAAAAAACCCGTAACGGCCTGATTAAGCATGCCGATGGGGGCACGCTCTTTCTCGATGAGGTCGGAGAATTGCCACTCGACCTGCAAAAAAGTTTTCTCCGGGTTCTCGAGGAACGCCGATTCAGACCGGTCGGCAGCCACCAGCAGGTAAACAGCGATTTCCGTCTGGTCGCGGCCACCAATCGTGACCTGGAAACAATGGTCCAGGCCGGCAAATTCCGCGGGGACCTGCTCTTCCGGATTCGTGCGCTGCCCATCGAATTGCCCCCCTTGAGAGACCGGTCGAGAGACGTTCGCGATCTGGCGATTCACTTCAATGATAAAATCTGCGACAAAACCGGCATCCGGCCAAAGCGATTTGCCGAGGATTTCTTCGACAGTCTCTTGTACTACCCCTGGCCGGGCAATGTCCGCGAGCTCCTCCATGCCATGGAGCATGCGGTTTCTGCGGCACGATTCGAAAAAACACTTTTTGTCAGACACCTTCCCAATACGATCCGTGTTCACCTTGCCCGGCAGGGCCTTAAAACGGGCAATGGCGATGGCATGGAGAAGCCGGACAAAGGCATCCGGCTCGACCGTCCCCTTCAGGATGTCCGCAATGACGCCGTCGCAGAAGTCGAAAAGCGCTACCTTGAGGCACTCATGCAATCGGTGGCTGGAAATGTTCAGGATGCGTGTCGGATTTCGGGACTGTCCCGTTCCCGGTTGTACCATCTACTTAAGACATATGAGCTGAATCGCACCGCCCAAAGTGCATAG
- a CDS encoding chemotaxis protein CheW — translation MDSTQYREQRFASFILDREKGTEVAIDAEMVLEATGISRDLHPLATGADFLEGMMRLREDTIPVINLKKRLGLTRTDYIAEAKVAVVGMSGFRFGLLVDDIRDVLMVSDENIHPIHPALLTEMSLITNLIKLENGQRTLQLLNLQRLFGDTQVARQCQAVDTDTAAAIPGKQRTFSRFVVFTVRDQHYGIPVEQAQEITFLSEIDKTFKSDSIEGSLDLRGHAIPVINAAHLFQQKLDSGSPGVGTRVLVLDSEEFQYGLIVDRICEIICIADDDVMCLPHSGNSAVSGVYQQADGSNIMLIRVNELIGDQQQGLRSVARLKSRVGDDAAAAVRADTRHLITADCYLVFSIGRKFAVELNDVQEIIEPTALMNIPAAGGVDQRALNLRGSVIPVVNLRCFYQFDTDEAPENQKLIIAKNGDQLIALEVDQILTIYKQVQFQKTPSLNPKFSGKQDTLDRLIEFSDESGITEHVLVINVGAMMNNHLGLSANYESTTDQATVKENSNGDNSA, via the coding sequence ATGGATTCGACCCAATACCGAGAGCAGCGATTCGCTTCGTTTATCCTTGATCGTGAGAAAGGCACTGAAGTGGCCATCGACGCAGAAATGGTGCTGGAGGCGACCGGCATCAGCAGGGATCTTCATCCCCTGGCCACCGGGGCTGACTTTCTGGAAGGAATGATGCGCCTGCGTGAAGACACCATACCGGTTATCAATCTGAAAAAACGTTTGGGGCTCACCCGAACCGATTACATCGCCGAAGCAAAAGTGGCGGTGGTTGGGATGTCCGGTTTTCGCTTCGGTCTTTTGGTTGATGATATCCGGGATGTCCTGATGGTCTCCGATGAAAATATCCATCCCATCCACCCGGCACTGCTCACCGAGATGAGCCTGATCACCAATTTGATCAAACTCGAAAATGGTCAGCGCACCCTGCAGCTGCTGAACCTGCAGCGCCTCTTCGGAGATACCCAGGTCGCCCGTCAATGCCAGGCCGTCGATACGGATACCGCCGCTGCAATCCCGGGCAAGCAGCGAACCTTTTCCCGTTTCGTCGTTTTCACCGTAAGGGATCAGCATTACGGAATACCGGTGGAACAGGCACAGGAGATCACTTTTCTTTCAGAGATCGACAAAACCTTCAAAAGCGATTCCATCGAAGGTTCCCTGGATCTTCGCGGCCACGCCATACCGGTCATCAATGCCGCCCATCTCTTTCAGCAAAAATTGGATAGCGGTTCCCCGGGCGTGGGAACACGCGTACTGGTCCTTGATTCCGAGGAATTCCAATATGGCCTGATTGTCGATCGCATCTGCGAGATTATCTGTATCGCCGATGATGACGTCATGTGCCTGCCCCACTCCGGAAACAGTGCCGTGAGCGGTGTCTATCAGCAGGCCGATGGCAGCAATATCATGCTAATCCGGGTAAATGAATTGATTGGCGACCAGCAACAGGGACTGCGTTCCGTCGCAAGGCTCAAATCCCGTGTCGGCGACGATGCAGCGGCGGCCGTCAGGGCCGATACCCGCCACCTTATCACAGCGGACTGCTATCTGGTTTTTTCCATTGGCAGAAAGTTTGCTGTCGAACTGAACGATGTCCAGGAAATCATTGAGCCCACGGCATTGATGAATATCCCGGCGGCAGGCGGGGTGGATCAGCGGGCACTCAATTTGAGAGGAAGCGTCATTCCGGTGGTCAACCTACGCTGTTTCTATCAATTCGACACGGATGAGGCACCTGAAAATCAAAAACTGATCATTGCCAAAAATGGCGATCAACTGATCGCCCTGGAGGTGGATCAGATTTTAACCATCTATAAACAGGTTCAGTTCCAAAAGACCCCGTCCCTGAATCCGAAATTCAGCGGCAAACAGGACACCCTCGACCGTCTGATCGAATTTTCCGATGAATCGGGCATCACCGAGCACGTCCTGGTCATCAATGTCGGGGCCATGATGAACAACCACCTGGGCCTTTCTGCAAATTATGAATCAACGACAGATCAAGCAACGGTGAAGGAGAACAGCAATGGCGACAACTCAGCGTAA